The genomic stretch CACCCAGAGTCCTGGagcccacagcctctgcctgGCCATTCTGGGAGTAGGAGCGCTGTCACCAGTGTCCAGATCAGGTAAGTCACAATCCTCTCTCAGGAGGCCTCTTGCATGCTGGGCAGGCATATCACCAACTCAATTTCAAGATTctgtatttaatataaaattggaCCGGGCAGTGAGGCACATgcgtttaatcctagcacttgggaagctttCTGCTTCCCAGCTCTTGATAATGATGAGGGTGATTTTCCTCTCTGTTAGCCTTTAATGAGAAAAGTAGGTTGGATTGGCATTTTCACATCAGAGTCATAGGCTCATGTGAGTCTTCAGGGGACAGAGCCTCCGGTAAGAAGGGCTAGCCTTGGACTCCAGACTCTTCTGCCTCTGTAACTGAAGATGGGATCTGCTTGTAGTTTAATCCCTTCCTTGGCATTTGGTAAGTTAAGGTTCTGCAGTTGTTTACTTTGAAATGTCCTTTTCCCTCTAGCTAATAGAGGTGGGCACTGCTAATAGTTTTGAACACAAGTCTCATCTCATCTGTGAACTGGGGCTTTATGAGTGTGGTTCCTTCTTCCttgactatttttgtttgtttgtttgtttttcaaaacagggtttctctgaatagccttggctgtccagccctcattttgtagaccaggctggccaggaactcacagagatctgcatgcctcggactgccaagtggtgggattaaaggtgtgctccaccactgccccatACTTGTCCGAGActaaaattaaaaggagaaaaagatgtGCAGTGGGAGCTGGGGATCGTGGTAGTGCACAGCAGCAGTCCCAGGCAACTAGAATTATGGTTCTAAGCAGAGAAGAAGCCAGATCCAAGGTGGACATGGCTGCATGAAGAGACCCAAGAACTCAAATGGGAGACTTGTAACTGTGGCCTTAGAGCCCGTGTGTAATGGGACCAAACCCCAGTACACAACCACCTCAGTCAAGACACTAAAGACCAGGTgaggtgacacacatctgtaatcccagcattccagaggcagacacaggtggatttttgtgagttggaggccagcttggtctacaaagtgagtcaagacagccaaggctatgcagaaaaaccttgtctcaacaaaaccaaacaggggctgggtgtgttggcacaggcctttaatcccagggctccaaaggcagggacaggcaaatcactgtgagttagaggccaccctcatctacaaagggagtctaggacaaccaaggctacacagagaaactcttgcttcaaaacaaacaaacaacagaatggCAGAGTATGGTGtcagaggcctttaatcccagcactcaggagacagcctggtctccaaaaagGAGTGGCTTTCGGGAACGTTACTGTCTCTTTTGGGCTTTTACATTTCAGACAAGGTCAGGTTGTGCAGCCAGATGGCCACAAGTACAGACCTTCTACCTCAACCCCAAAATAGGGTAATAAAACCCATTTTGCCACCCCAAGCTCTGAGGCCTTTAAAAGCAAAGGGGGGTTTCAGCCATGTCAGATATTCTCCTCAGTTCCTCCCTGGCAGGTAAAGCAGAGCCTTGGGCATATGACATAGGTATTGCCTTTTAttgaatttgtgtttttatagatgGTGGTGctagtggttttcttttttgtttttcgttttttgttttgttttgttttggttttgttttgtttggtttgggtttggtttggtcttttgtGACAGAGTTTCCCTATGTTATCCTATccgtcctggactcagtttgtagaccaggctggcctggaactcacagccatcagcctgcctctgcctcccgagtgctgggattaaggtgtgagccaccacaccaggtttagagcttttttttttcacacatatttttatttctgtggttttttttttgtttatttgtttgttttttgtttttcaagacagggtctgtctgtgttaaccttggctgtcctggacttgctttgtagaccgggctggcctcgaactcacagtgatccacctgcctctgcctccggagtgctgggattaaaggcgtgcgccaccatgcccggctctgtgtgtttttttctttttagtttatttattattatgtatacagtgctctgcctgcatatacatacACGTTACAGATgtgtatgagccaccatgtggtttctgggaattgactGCAGGACCTCTGgggaacagacagtgttctttaccactgagccatctctccagcccttgttttgtttttttcaagacagggcttctctgtatagccttggttgtactggactccctttgtggaccaggctggccttgaagtcacatcaatccacctgctctggctcccaagtgctgggattaaaggcatgtaccattgcGCTTGCCTCATACAtgctttctttgtgtggccttacTTGTCCTAGAACTAGGTCTGTAGACCCATGTGACCTTGAAGTAATAGAAATCATCCCCTCCTCAGCTCTGCCTTCTAACGCCTCATGTATTGGAATAAAGGTGGATGCCACTAGCACTTAGTGGCGCTGCCTTTCTTGGGGACTCGAAAGGGAATCAGTGTATTTTTGGCATAAGAAGAGGCTGGTGAAGCCAGGGGGTGGAGTCTCaggtctttattcccagcactggggagtcagaggcaggcacatctctgtgagttcaaggccagtctagtcacaaagcgagtccagcatagccaagatgatacagagaaacccggtgtcaaaaaacaaagaaaacagaagctggtCAGGTGGGATCCCCTGAATCACCTTCTCAATAGAGaaggagagtgagaggagagaggagggccaGTGCTTGCTACCTTGTATGTTCATGGTGAATTTGTGCCTCTATGCAGGTTCTCCTGAGAGACTCCACGGGAGAGAGTGAGAAGGATTTGTCGTTGAGACCACCAAATAGTACAACAGAACAGGCTGAAGTCTCCACTTTTGCCAGGTCAGGGCTTCTGAGAGCTTCACCGCTGACTGAAGATCCATCAGGATGAGCTTCCAGGCCCCACCCACACTCCTGACCCTGGGGCTGCAGAGCCTGCTGAGAGACCAGGCCTTGGCCATCTCTGCTCTGAAGGAGCTGCCCGGGGAGCTCTTCCCACCACTGATGAAGGCAGTCGTGGCTGGCAGACACCTGACGATACTGCAGGCCATGGTGGCTGCCTggccctttccctgcctccccatGGGAGCCCTGGTGAAATTCCCTGATGTGACAACATTGCAAGCTGTCCTGGCTGGTGTAGACATGCAGCTGACAGGAATCTTTCGCCAGAGGTAAGCAATAACTAGGTAATGCCCAGTGGGTCACACTTGTGTGGAGGGAAATAAAGTCCAGACTCTTGGCTAATGGGATGAAAGAAGGATCAGAAGCTTCTGTTGGTATCATCTTGGGGAGCTGCAGTGTCCTGGACAGCTGTTGAGTCCTTGTAGCACATGCCCCTTAAGTGTGTGGTGTAGGCAGGAGCCGGCGTAGCCACGGTAGAACGAGCCAGTGCCTGTGTCTCCATCGGGCAGTAGAAATAGGGGCAGCACAAGTCCAGAGCAATGAATGGAGGAGGCAGGCCAGGTCTCCAGATGCAGCTAAGGAAAAGAGGTCTTGCCTGGCAGGCTCCAGTTGCTGTGTGGAGACCCGgactagaaataaaatatgtaggaggcagagcaggcaacAGCTGACAGCCGAGAAGCCTCTGAAGAGCTGGCTGTATGCTTGGTCTTTTGTATCAtctgatatttttttctgttttcctcacaggaagaggaagcttcAAGTGCTGGACCTGAGCAATGTGCACCATGATTTCTGGGATGTATGGGCAGGCACAGAGGATGGAGCCCGCTCAGCAGAGATGGTGCGGGAGAAGCAAAGAGGAACAGGCCTTCATAGATATGCACTGAGGCGGCGTTTGAAGGTGGTCACCAACCTGTGCTTTGGGCTCTGTCTGGATGAACACCATGAATACTTGTTGCAGTGGGCACAAGAGAGAAGAGGTTCCCTGCAGCTATATTGCAGGAAAATGCACATTTCACCTTTATCCATGTACACTGTGAGGAAGGTCTTGAAGATTTTCCAACCAGAATGCATTGAGGAGTTGGTACTGAATGGAGGCTGGACTCTGCCCACACTGACATCTTTTGCACCTTGCCTTGGTCAGATGAGAAATCTTCGCAAATTCTTTCTAACAATAATGCATGACGACCGCTCCGACCCTGATAATACACTAACAGATGCACAGAGGAAGAAAGTCACCAAGTTCAAGTCTCAGTTCTCCAAGCTCAACTGTCTCCAGCATCTCTCCATGTCTGGTGTCTACTTTCTCAGTGGCCACATGAAGCAGCTACTCTggtgagaaaggaggggagaggtcTTGCTGCTACCACAGCCAACATCTCCTGTTTCCCATGTAGACTAGTGGGCATTTGATGTCTGGCAAACATTGTAGATTTCCAATCATGACCGATTCTTATCATGATGGTCACTGGCCCTGACCTAGAATGGTGTGACTTGAGTGAGCACCCTCAACAGGCTGCAGTGGGTACTCGCTGCCATCTCACGGTCACACTGACTCTGCCTATGTGGTTCCCCCTACTCCAGGTCAGCACTCTCACTGCATGACAAACTAACCCCCTTGTCTTTCCTTAGGTGCCTGAAGACCCCCTTGGAGTTCCTGTCCATCAGCTTCTGCAGCTTCTCACAGGCAGACTTGGAGTCTTTTGCCCAGTGTCACCGTCTCCATCATCTCAAACATCTGCAATTGGGAGGTGTCATTTTATCTGAGCTGAGTCTTGTGTCTCTCAGAATTTTCCTAGAGAATGTCCCAGACACTCTGCAGATCCTGGAATTGGAGGGTTGTAGGATGAAGGACTCTCAGatcagttctctcttccctgccttgagccagtgctctcagctcACCAGGGTCAATTTCTATGACAATGACTtctccatggctgtcctgaaggACCTTCTGTATCACACTGCCAACCTAAGCCACATGGCCCAGGGGTTCTACCCTGCCCCTCTTGAGTGCTATGTGATGGGACAGGCCACCTTCGAGAGATTTAACCAGCTTTGTTCTGAGCTCAGGAACACACTTTGCACTGTCAGGCAACACCGGTCCATCTCCATTGCTACTCAGTTATGCCTTGTACATTGTCCTCACTGTGACTCCACCCGATGGACCAGATTTTACCATTCTTGGCAGTAAACAGGAGAAGGTTGGTTTTAATAATGAGACAGGAATGTCTGTGGACAAGTCTTTCATCAAGGGCCTGCTGAGCACACATCTTCTGATACTGCTCAAGTTTTGCAAAGCATGGTGTGCAACTGGGACAGGCCACAGGGGTCAACTGTGACATGGAGAACTATGGGACAGTGAAGAGTGATGTCCAGGGGAGTCATACAGCTCTACACTTCAAAATGTGCTGTGTAGAATGTCaggacccctccagtggagtctgtgtgacatatGCTGTTGTGCCACCCGAGGTAAAGACCCCTATCCAGGGAGAGCCTTCTGGAATGggcctgatgttcctgccaggagcaATTGATTGCagccttcatttttctcattgtgttgGCATACTCTGtctctattctttctcctaaCCTTAGTCCCATAGCAAGAGTCTCCAAGGATGACTACATTGCTATGAGACTCCcaaacttgggactgcagccagggaccatTCAGGCCCGGCATTTACCAACAAGTTCCTCTccttttattaaaagaaacatggctatgaattaatcattagttaattatttgtattttgacTTACAAAGTAGTAAAGTGTTTCAAAAGCTCCAAATAGTGGTGCTCAGAGATTAGTAAGGGAACCTAAAAAAACCTGCCTTGGCACACAGGTGTGGGGCATCTGTTGCAGTAATGACAGAACACTGACCCTTGACAAAGAGGACACAAGCATACTGATACCAAACCAATAACTTAACAGTGATGACGTCTTCATGGTTTATCCTGTACCATGCATTATTTCAAGTCAATAATTCAAaattactttgcattctgtaccttGTACTGTGTATGCCTGATTGCTCACTGGTTCCCTTGAACCTACTCCATGGGAAATGTAACCACAACACActccctgatttaaaaaaatgtgcataACAATCTAGACTGCCTGCCTGAAAAACACACTGAGATCAAACTCTCCCCTAGGTTTGTCTGGTTGTCACTTTGCCCAATCGTTGTGCACTGACTCTTTGAGAACTCCCGTTCCCAAGGGCCTATGGCGGACTGAGATGGCCCGTGGCACTAGAGGACTGTGTAAGAATCTTTGTTCTCTGAagaacatttttctcttcctttctctttaatgGCATCATGCAGCCCcctctggctttgaactccatGACTGCTGAGGTGACTGGCATGTGCCCCCAAGCCCCGCTTGTGGACTGCCTGACTGTGGAGCACTATTCTTCAAGGCCCCTGACCTCTGCTGGTCACATGCACAGAATGGCCTCTAGGAGATCGGCAAACTCCATGTCCTGCCTTGAAGAATTCATTGTAAATGTTCCATGGTGAACTCTCTTCATTTTGTTAATGAGTCCTGGAAACCTGCCCTTTTATTTCCTTGTGTGTGAATGATCAtgttgcaataaaaaaaaaaaattgcatcaaAACTTTtgtagtgttttcattattatcattattaaaaaatatggggagcagcactctggaggcagaggcaggtggatctctatgagttctaggccaggatCATccacgaagtgagtccaggacagccagggctacacagagaaaccctgtctcaaaaacaacaatcCATATACCCAAAGTTGCTCAATGTACAAGGGATGTCTGCAGCCAGGCTTTCCAATGTCAGGTTGTTCCATGAGACCCACGTGATGCTTGGGGAACACTGACTCCTAAGGTTGGCCTCTCTCACCACCTGGAATCCACAATGGCCAGCGTGCTACATAATGTGTAGgcatgcagaaaataaaataataaaatgtgacaTTCGTCTTCATGCTAGCATTGTTGGGCATGGATGCTGTGCTCCACAAAACATGACAAACTGGGAAGGATCCCTCCCCACACACGATctgaacaaaaggaaaaccaTGAACTGagaggcctgagagatggctcagcagttaagaagctCATGGTGTTCTCACAGGGAACTTTGCTTCCGAGATGGCATCTGAGCTCTGATGGACACTCTTTCCTCAGAAGTCTAGCACTTGCTTTGCCATgtccttaatattttttaaagatatttatgtattatttataaagtgttttctgtgcaggccacaagagggcagccgatctcattatagatggttgtgaaccaccatgtgttaGCTGAGAATTGGACTCAGGGTCTTTgggaaagcaggcagtgctcttcacctctgagccatctctccagccttaatcCCTAATATTTTGTAAATGGAGAATTGAGAAGAGCAGGTGGCCTCGAGCTCAAGATGCCTTCACCTCAGCCTATGGATTCCAGGGTTCCAGCTCTGCACTGTCATGCTTAGCATCATTTCATGAAAAGTTCTATGTTGGAGGAGGGATATGAGAGTGTGCATTTCTGTGATTGCCTCTTTGGAGTTCGGAGGTGGATATTACTTTTCTGGCTcagctgttttgagacaggatctttcattgaacctagagctcacttcTTTGGCTATCCTGGCTGTCCAAGGACAATCCAGGCAACAGATTGCTCTTGAATTAAAAGgacttctgtattttttttccagcagcCTCTTTTTTCCTCTGAATAGCCTTTCCCTTGAGTAGCTGGCCTGGACACACTTCTTAAACCAGggtggccacaaactcacagagacctgcctgcttctacctcccagagtgctgaggctacaggcatgagccaccccACACTCCTCCCCAGCTGACAGTTCACTTTGTAATGATGGCTTTGTGATCTGCTGTTGATAATATATGCTTCCTGATGTGGGGACTGTTTTAGAAGGGCAAAAcacaattttaatatttgtaaacTCTCTCTTTAGTGCTTATCGGCATTCTGAACTTGTGTTGATGACTTCTGTAAGTGGCATTTTGTGATTTGGTGCAGAACCAGTGACCTTTAGATTCCtagaacatttagaaaatggctGTTTTCCACACAGTATAAAGGATGTTCAGAATGCACATACATTATtaagtgtagtgtgtgtgtgtggggggggtgcgtgcatgcgtgtgtgtgtgtgtgtgtgtgtgtgtgtgtgtgtgtgtgttaactgtaTGTGAATGCTGGTATGTGCACGTCACAttgtacatgtggaagtcagaggccatCTTCTGGGATCTGGTTCTCTTTCCCACAGTAGAATGTATCAGGGGCAGGACtttctctccccagcagggcctccagctctctgtcTGACTCCATCAGGAGagtgtcttagttttgttttgtgtttcaagagagggtttctctgttacacagagccctggctgtacAGGACTCTCTTTGTTGGCCAGGCTAGCGTCAAACTcacgagatccacctgcctctgccttgaaaatgctgggatttaatgtgtgggccatcatgcccagcccaaCGCAATTTCTTTTGTAAACCCAGAACCCCTGAGTCTAGCTTGAAAGTCATGAACCTGTTTACTGAATCATCGCCCCAACACTGagttttatatcatttatttacttacttgttatGCACTTACTTGTGGActcctgtttgagacagggtcttgctctagaccttgtagaccaggctggcctcgaactcccagcaatcctccttCCTTGGCCTTTCTCCTAGTACTATGACTGTTGTGACCTAATGTGgggaggaccctgctgtttgagttTGCAATCTTTCCAGTCAAGCTAGCTACTCTGAACTTTGTGTAAGGTGTAGGACTCCGTCTTCCCAACAGGGCCTCCTGacctctgcctgactccatctggtgAGTGTCTCTAGACATAGATgtccctaaccacatttgatatgtggcccttgacacagctttCTGCTCGCTCTTCCCTATGGGATAcctaggtactgtgttcccacaCATACGATAGGAGCACACTGCCAAATGCAAAGCAACAATTCCTAAAGTGCCTGctttcaaccaattatgaatgTGTGTCTTGAAAGCTCCCCAACCACTCCCCAAGGGCTCTTTAGCCTTAGTTCTCCCAAATTAACGTTGAACTATCTCTTGAAGTGATTCTCAGAGTGTTTGATCTCTGTGATGCTCACGTTCTTTGAGGTC from Acomys russatus chromosome 29, mAcoRus1.1, whole genome shotgun sequence encodes the following:
- the LOC127211265 gene encoding PRAME family member 8-like; the encoded protein is MSFQAPPTLLTLGLQSLLRDQALAISALKELPGELFPPLMKAVVAGRHLTILQAMVAAWPFPCLPMGALVKFPDVTTLQAVLAGVDMQLTGIFRQRKRKLQVLDLSNVHHDFWDVWAGTEDGARSAEMVREKQRGTGLHRYALRRRLKVVTNLCFGLCLDEHHEYLLQWAQERRGSLQLYCRKMHISPLSMYTVRKVLKIFQPECIEELVLNGGWTLPTLTSFAPCLGQMRNLRKFFLTIMHDDRSDPDNTLTDAQRKKVTKFKSQFSKLNCLQHLSMSGVYFLSGHMKQLLWCLKTPLEFLSISFCSFSQADLESFAQCHRLHHLKHLQLGGVILSELSLVSLRIFLENVPDTLQILELEGCRMKDSQISSLFPALSQCSQLTRVNFYDNDFSMAVLKDLLYHTANLSHMAQGFYPAPLECYVMGQATFERFNQLCSELRNTLCTVRQHRSISIATQLCLVHCPHCDSTRWTRFYHSWQ